A stretch of Pantanalinema sp. DNA encodes these proteins:
- a CDS encoding type II toxin-antitoxin system RelE/ParE family toxin: MTWSYQFSDGAKRQFRKLDRPIQSAMLGALDRLAFEMSNPSAPRTVKVKKLGGRGEEWRLRVGDYRVIFEHRGDHLVILVLKVGHRGDVYRD; encoded by the coding sequence ATGACCTGGTCCTATCAGTTCTCTGACGGGGCCAAGCGGCAGTTCCGAAAGCTGGATAGGCCGATTCAGTCGGCCATGCTCGGGGCACTGGATCGACTTGCTTTCGAGATGTCAAATCCGAGTGCCCCGCGCACCGTCAAGGTCAAGAAACTAGGCGGGCGCGGCGAAGAGTGGCGTTTGCGCGTGGGTGATTACCGTGTCATCTTCGAGCACCGAGGCGATCATCTTGTGATCCTCGTGTTGAAAGTAGGGCATAGAGGAGATGTTTATCGAGACTGA
- the lpxB gene encoding lipid-A-disaccharide synthase, with protein MDRVPTVFICAGEVSGDLHAARLVSALLERRGGLAVWGVGSHRMRSAGVEVRWDVTRYSAVGLLEHLPGVRPIARVLSEVREALAANRPDAVVLVDYQGMNMQIARFARALGIPTVYYISPQEWIWGLPGGCRKVAEVSDLILAIFEKEAEAYRASGANVEFVGHPLLDMVPGDERGALAHRLGVDVAEPIVALFPGSRRMELSRLLPPMLEACERLLAANPRVQFLLPVASPDLAELVLRLRAQRPGVAVKVVSDVSGMALMRLSDVVLAASGTVVLEAAVVGTPVVAAYKIGALAAFLARRLMRGAYVTLPNIVMDEGIVPELLQGEANGARMAEEVLRLLQSPGDRARMIARLAAVRARLGTPGAVGRAADRIVARLAATEEAKTLA; from the coding sequence ATGGACCGAGTCCCCACCGTCTTCATCTGCGCGGGCGAGGTCTCCGGGGATCTCCACGCCGCGCGCCTGGTTTCGGCCCTCCTCGAGCGCCGGGGCGGGCTTGCGGTCTGGGGCGTCGGCTCGCACCGCATGCGATCGGCCGGCGTCGAGGTGCGCTGGGACGTTACCCGCTACAGCGCGGTCGGCCTGCTCGAGCACCTGCCGGGCGTCCGCCCCATCGCCAGGGTCCTCTCCGAGGTCCGCGAGGCCCTGGCGGCCAACCGGCCCGACGCGGTGGTGCTGGTGGATTACCAGGGCATGAACATGCAGATCGCGCGCTTCGCCAGGGCGCTCGGCATCCCCACCGTCTACTACATCTCCCCCCAGGAGTGGATCTGGGGCCTGCCGGGCGGCTGCCGCAAGGTCGCCGAGGTCTCGGACCTGATCCTGGCCATCTTCGAGAAGGAGGCCGAGGCCTACCGCGCCTCGGGGGCCAACGTGGAGTTCGTCGGTCATCCCCTGCTCGACATGGTGCCGGGCGACGAGCGCGGGGCCCTCGCCCATCGCCTGGGGGTGGACGTGGCCGAGCCCATCGTCGCCCTCTTCCCCGGCAGCCGCCGGATGGAGCTCTCGCGCCTCCTGCCGCCCATGCTCGAGGCCTGCGAGCGCCTGCTTGCGGCCAACCCCCGGGTGCAGTTCCTGCTGCCGGTGGCGAGCCCGGATCTCGCCGAGCTGGTCCTGCGCCTGCGCGCACAGCGGCCGGGCGTCGCGGTGAAGGTGGTCTCGGACGTGAGCGGCATGGCCCTGATGCGCCTTTCGGACGTGGTGCTCGCCGCCTCCGGCACGGTGGTGCTCGAGGCCGCGGTGGTCGGCACCCCCGTGGTCGCCGCCTACAAGATCGGGGCCCTGGCGGCCTTTCTGGCCAGGCGCCTGATGCGCGGGGCCTACGTGACGCTGCCCAACATCGTCATGGACGAGGGGATCGTCCCCGAGCTGCTGCAGGGCGAGGCGAACGGGGCGCGCATGGCCGAGGAGGTGCTGCGCCTGCTGCAGAGCCCGGGCGATCGCGCCCGGATGATCGCGCGCCTCGCGGCCGTCCGGGCCCGCCTCGGGACGCCGGGGGCCGTCGGCCGCGCCGCCGACCGGATCGTGGCACGCCTGGCGGCCACGGAGGAAGCCAAGACGCTGGCATGA
- the lpxA gene encoding acyl-ACP--UDP-N-acetylglucosamine O-acyltransferase, translating into MIEVHPTAVIHPSARLGDGVKIGPYAVIGEHTSIGARTVVGPHAVIEPYTTLGVDCQVFSGAIIGGVPQDLKFGGEESYTVIGDRNIIRECVTINRATGMGEETRIGDDNMFQAYVHVAHNCVIGNQVVMSNCATLAGHVSVDDYAIIGGLAGIHQFCRVGTMAMVGAMSRVTQDVPPYMLIEGAPPKVLGPNVIGLRRRGLAQDERTLIKRAYKLMYRSDLNFAQALEAIAELGDSPYLRQLIAFVEASERGVVGRSARASAPEADA; encoded by the coding sequence GTGATTGAAGTTCACCCTACCGCGGTCATCCATCCCAGCGCGCGCCTGGGCGACGGGGTCAAGATCGGCCCCTACGCCGTCATCGGCGAGCACACCTCGATCGGGGCGCGCACCGTCGTCGGCCCCCACGCCGTGATCGAGCCCTACACCACCCTCGGTGTCGATTGCCAGGTCTTCAGCGGCGCGATCATCGGGGGCGTGCCCCAGGACCTCAAGTTCGGCGGCGAGGAGTCCTACACCGTCATCGGCGATCGCAACATCATCCGCGAGTGCGTCACCATCAACCGCGCCACCGGCATGGGCGAGGAGACGCGCATCGGCGACGACAACATGTTCCAGGCCTACGTCCACGTGGCCCACAACTGCGTGATCGGCAACCAGGTCGTGATGTCCAACTGCGCCACGCTCGCCGGCCACGTCTCGGTCGACGACTACGCCATCATCGGCGGGCTCGCGGGCATCCACCAGTTCTGCCGGGTCGGCACCATGGCCATGGTCGGCGCCATGAGCCGGGTGACCCAGGACGTTCCCCCCTACATGCTGATCGAGGGCGCCCCCCCCAAGGTGCTGGGCCCCAACGTGATCGGCCTGAGGCGGCGGGGCCTCGCTCAGGACGAGCGCACCCTCATCAAGCGCGCCTACAAGCTCATGTACCGCTCCGATCTCAACTTCGCCCAGGCCCTGGAAGCGATCGCGGAGCTCGGCGACTCGCCCTACCTTCGCCAGCTGATCGCCTTCGTGGAGGCCTCCGAGCGCGGCGTGGTCGGCCGCTCGGCCCGCGCCTCGGCCCCCGAGGCCGACGCCTAG
- a CDS encoding OmpH family outer membrane protein, producing the protein MLQRMVSGFAALALAAGLMLQAPAQAAAPGALGYVDTQKVFQSYKGAQSAQDRFRKEAQDYQEELVDAQRKLEEARKANKSSDEIAKMQKKFEDELKPKKAKVEALDRELSGKIKKQIEAAIAQVAKTRGFATVVDKAAILYGGEDLTGDVLKNLNK; encoded by the coding sequence ATGCTTCAACGGATGGTTTCGGGTTTTGCGGCGCTCGCGCTCGCCGCGGGCCTCATGCTCCAAGCGCCCGCCCAGGCGGCGGCTCCCGGCGCCCTCGGCTACGTGGACACCCAGAAGGTCTTCCAGAGCTACAAGGGCGCCCAGTCCGCCCAGGACCGCTTCCGCAAGGAGGCCCAGGACTACCAGGAGGAGCTGGTCGACGCCCAGCGCAAGCTCGAGGAGGCCCGCAAGGCCAACAAGAGCAGCGACGAGATCGCCAAGATGCAGAAGAAGTTCGAGGACGAGCTGAAGCCCAAGAAGGCCAAGGTGGAGGCCCTCGACCGGGAGCTGTCGGGCAAGATCAAGAAGCAGATCGAGGCGGCGATCGCCCAGGTCGCCAAGACCAGGGGCTTCGCCACCGTGGTCGACAAGGCGGCGATCCTCTACGGCGGGGAGGACCTGACCGGCGACGTCCTCAAGAACCTCAACAAGTAA
- a CDS encoding BamA/TamA family outer membrane protein, translated as MISKTNLAGGRGWRAALAALLILAGIGSLSPARAQPAPAAKQPTPVPQQSPRKATPAKPAVEPQAPAATPSVSSGATSSLTPEVDEGPKIHLVDIRIRGNKTVSEETILLSIPIHAGQDVTRAQVEEALQRIYGLGYFHPPSASTQPVMGGERLIITVVEYPVLKGVTLSGATLFPASELEQPFEAMKGRVINLKDIQEAIKRIEKRYADQGYVLARIVDLQVAPDGQLLLKVAEGTINAISIAGNDETQDFVIRREITLKPGDIYNFGRMQDDLRRVYNLNYFEDIGIKYEPAESDPTKVNVIVTVKEKQTGTFNLSAGWSNRDGPLGILSLRKDNLLGRSQSVSADLTISKNWAAELNYFNPWIDDRHTSFGASLYARRFFNYYASFLEERQGTALSFGQPLFGQDPVTAQWRGAWRLKLERIGILGGSNYDQRLDTITAQPHVAGTGREADLSTSVGYTVTFDSRDYILNPNTGWFNTAMVDQYVPGLGDLKMTRLQLDLNRYVPLWLGHTLAVGWKLGTMQTPFGGNIPPYERFYSIGNYMVRGWPEGLNLTNAGNQGAPGQAFVGDSFTLGSIEYRFPIVNILSGVVFGDTGLFWDQAQQNFGWERARSGYGAGIRLNTPLGPLRLDYGLKKWGEAGQIHFSIGQKF; from the coding sequence TTGATTTCGAAGACGAACCTCGCCGGGGGGCGGGGCTGGCGCGCGGCCCTGGCGGCCCTGCTGATCCTCGCGGGGATCGGCTCGCTGTCGCCCGCTCGGGCCCAGCCCGCACCGGCTGCCAAGCAGCCCACCCCGGTCCCGCAGCAGTCTCCCAGGAAGGCCACGCCCGCCAAGCCGGCCGTTGAGCCCCAGGCACCCGCCGCGACGCCGAGCGTCTCGAGCGGGGCGACCTCCTCCTTGACCCCCGAGGTCGACGAGGGTCCCAAGATTCACCTGGTGGACATCCGGATCCGCGGCAACAAGACCGTCTCCGAGGAGACGATCCTGCTGTCGATCCCCATCCACGCGGGCCAGGACGTGACCCGGGCCCAGGTCGAGGAGGCCCTCCAGCGGATCTATGGCCTCGGCTACTTCCACCCGCCGAGCGCCTCGACCCAGCCGGTCATGGGCGGCGAGCGCCTGATCATCACCGTGGTGGAGTACCCCGTCCTCAAGGGAGTGACCCTCTCGGGGGCGACCCTCTTCCCGGCCAGCGAGCTCGAGCAGCCGTTCGAGGCCATGAAGGGCCGGGTGATCAACCTCAAGGACATCCAGGAGGCCATCAAGCGCATCGAGAAGCGCTACGCCGATCAGGGCTACGTGCTCGCCAGGATCGTCGACCTGCAGGTCGCCCCCGACGGCCAGCTCCTGCTCAAGGTCGCCGAGGGCACGATCAACGCCATCTCGATCGCGGGCAACGACGAGACCCAGGACTTCGTCATCCGCCGCGAGATCACCCTCAAGCCCGGCGACATCTACAACTTCGGCCGCATGCAGGACGACCTGCGCCGGGTCTACAACCTCAACTACTTCGAGGACATCGGCATCAAGTACGAGCCGGCCGAGAGCGATCCGACCAAGGTCAACGTGATCGTCACCGTCAAGGAGAAGCAGACCGGGACCTTCAACCTGTCGGCCGGCTGGAGCAACCGTGACGGCCCGCTCGGCATCCTGAGCCTGCGCAAGGACAACCTCCTCGGTCGCAGCCAGTCGGTGAGCGCCGATCTGACCATCTCGAAGAACTGGGCCGCCGAGCTCAACTACTTCAACCCCTGGATCGACGACCGGCACACCTCGTTCGGCGCGAGCCTCTACGCGCGGCGGTTCTTCAACTACTACGCCTCGTTCCTGGAGGAGCGCCAGGGGACTGCGCTCTCCTTCGGCCAGCCCCTCTTCGGCCAGGACCCGGTCACGGCCCAGTGGCGCGGCGCCTGGCGCCTGAAGCTCGAGCGGATCGGCATCCTGGGCGGCTCGAACTACGACCAGCGCCTGGACACCATCACGGCGCAGCCCCACGTCGCGGGCACCGGGCGCGAGGCGGACCTGTCCACCAGCGTCGGCTACACCGTGACCTTCGATAGCCGCGACTACATCCTCAACCCCAACACCGGCTGGTTCAACACCGCCATGGTGGACCAGTACGTGCCGGGGCTGGGGGACCTCAAGATGACCCGCCTGCAGCTGGATCTCAACCGCTACGTCCCGCTGTGGCTGGGGCACACCCTGGCCGTGGGCTGGAAGCTCGGCACCATGCAGACGCCCTTCGGCGGCAACATCCCGCCGTACGAGCGCTTCTACTCCATCGGCAACTACATGGTCCGCGGCTGGCCCGAAGGCCTCAACCTGACCAATGCGGGCAACCAGGGAGCGCCCGGCCAGGCCTTCGTGGGCGACTCGTTCACCCTGGGCTCGATCGAGTACCGCTTCCCCATCGTCAACATCCTCTCGGGGGTGGTCTTCGGGGACACGGGCCTCTTCTGGGACCAGGCCCAGCAGAACTTCGGCTGGGAGCGTGCCCGCTCCGGCTACGGCGCGGGGATCCGCCTCAACACGCCGCTCGGTCCCTTGCGCCTCGACTACGGCCTCAAGAAGTGGGGCGAGGCCGGCCAGATCCACTTCTCGATCGGTCAAAAATTCTAG
- the rimI gene encoding ribosomal protein S18-alanine N-acetyltransferase has translation MISIRPMTHDDLIDAVAIERLSFGERWSVQTFAGELDNPSSNYFVALDDDRIVGYAGYWLILDEAHITTIAVHPAERRRSIGEIMLQHLITHAAKADAKWLTLEVRVSNEGAKKLYEKYGFTALGRRKGYYQDDGEDALVMWTENIWQSEYRERFERLKAELAERLGAAKEA, from the coding sequence ATGATTTCGATCCGCCCCATGACCCATGACGACCTGATCGACGCGGTCGCGATCGAGCGCCTCAGCTTCGGCGAGCGCTGGAGCGTCCAGACGTTCGCCGGCGAGCTCGACAACCCCTCGAGCAACTACTTCGTGGCCCTCGACGACGATCGCATCGTCGGCTACGCGGGGTACTGGCTGATCCTCGACGAGGCGCACATCACCACCATCGCCGTCCACCCCGCCGAGCGCCGGCGGTCCATCGGCGAGATCATGCTCCAGCACCTGATCACCCACGCCGCCAAGGCCGACGCCAAGTGGCTCACCCTCGAGGTGCGCGTCTCCAACGAGGGGGCCAAGAAGCTCTACGAGAAGTACGGCTTCACCGCCCTCGGCCGCCGCAAGGGCTACTACCAGGACGACGGCGAGGACGCCCTGGTCATGTGGACCGAGAACATCTGGCAGAGCGAGTACCGTGAGCGCTTCGAGCGCCTCAAGGCCGAGCTCGCCGAGCGCCTGGGGGCGGCGAAGGAGGCCTAG
- the fabZ gene encoding 3-hydroxyacyl-ACP dehydratase FabZ: MPTMLAEAAAVPPETPKTLDINEIMAILPHRFPFLLVDRVLEVVPGKRAVAIKNVSVNEPQFTGHFPERPLMPGVLIVEALAQVGGIVLLQLEEYHGKLALFAGIDGVRFRRTVLPGDQLVMKAELIKIRGQIGRVKVEARVAEALVTEGELMFALVD; encoded by the coding sequence ATGCCCACCATGCTCGCTGAGGCTGCCGCCGTGCCCCCCGAGACCCCCAAGACCCTCGACATCAACGAGATCATGGCGATCCTGCCCCACCGCTTCCCCTTCCTGCTGGTGGACCGGGTGCTCGAGGTCGTGCCCGGCAAGCGGGCGGTGGCCATCAAGAACGTGAGCGTCAACGAGCCGCAGTTCACGGGGCACTTCCCCGAGCGGCCCCTGATGCCCGGGGTGCTGATCGTCGAGGCGCTCGCGCAGGTGGGCGGCATCGTGCTGCTGCAGCTCGAGGAGTACCACGGCAAGCTCGCGCTCTTCGCGGGCATCGACGGGGTGCGCTTCCGTCGCACCGTCCTGCCGGGGGATCAGCTCGTCATGAAGGCCGAGCTGATCAAGATCCGCGGGCAGATCGGCCGGGTCAAGGTCGAGGCCCGGGTCGCAGAGGCGCTCGTCACGGAAGGCGAGCTGATGTTTGCACTGGTCGACTGA
- the lpxD gene encoding UDP-3-O-(3-hydroxymyristoyl)glucosamine N-acyltransferase, producing MAGLTLQELAERLGGTVDAQDASFRIAGVANPEEATPRDLVFLVEDKYLASIAACAAGAVVARSPVAGKATVVVKAPREAMARTLALFAPPQPLPHRSEFASVDPSAEIAEGVSVGPHVTVGPRARVGRMTVLHPGVVIGPDARVGEACVLYPNVVVREGCTLGDRVIVQPGAVIGSDGFGFVTMPDRTHLKMPQIGVVEVQDDVEIGANVTIDRATIGATVIGQGTKIDNLVHVGHNVRIGENGLLVSQVGISGSVTVGDRVTIAGQAGVAGHLTIGADTVVAAKAGVTKSLPPRVMVSGFPARPHREELRRQAQIERLGELAEQVKALQAAIAAVQGTCQGT from the coding sequence ATGGCCGGCCTTACCCTTCAGGAGCTCGCGGAGCGCCTCGGCGGGACGGTCGACGCCCAGGACGCCTCCTTTCGGATCGCCGGGGTGGCGAACCCCGAGGAGGCGACGCCGCGGGATCTCGTCTTCCTGGTCGAGGACAAGTACCTGGCTTCCATCGCGGCCTGCGCGGCCGGGGCCGTGGTGGCCCGCTCGCCCGTCGCGGGCAAGGCCACCGTGGTCGTGAAGGCCCCGCGCGAGGCCATGGCGCGAACCCTCGCCCTCTTCGCCCCCCCTCAGCCCTTGCCGCATCGCTCCGAGTTCGCCTCGGTCGATCCCAGCGCCGAGATCGCCGAGGGGGTGAGCGTCGGCCCTCACGTGACGGTGGGGCCGAGGGCTCGCGTCGGGCGCATGACCGTCCTGCATCCCGGGGTGGTGATCGGGCCGGACGCCCGGGTGGGCGAGGCCTGCGTCCTTTACCCCAACGTGGTGGTCCGCGAGGGCTGCACGCTGGGGGACCGGGTGATCGTCCAGCCCGGGGCCGTCATCGGCTCGGACGGCTTCGGCTTCGTCACCATGCCGGACAGAACCCACCTCAAGATGCCCCAGATCGGGGTCGTCGAGGTCCAGGACGACGTGGAGATCGGGGCCAACGTCACCATCGATCGCGCGACCATCGGCGCGACGGTCATCGGGCAAGGAACCAAAATTGACAACCTAGTGCACGTCGGCCATAATGTGCGTATCGGGGAAAATGGCCTCCTGGTCTCTCAGGTGGGCATTTCCGGCTCGGTCACCGTCGGGGATCGGGTCACGATCGCCGGCCAGGCCGGCGTCGCCGGGCACTTGACGATCGGCGCGGACACGGTGGTGGCGGCCAAGGCCGGCGTCACAAAGAGCCTGCCGCCGAGGGTCATGGTTTCCGGGTTTCCCGCGCGTCCCCACCGCGAGGAGCTGCGCCGCCAGGCGCAGATCGAGCGTCTGGGCGAGCTGGCGGAGCAGGTCAAGGCCTTGCAGGCCGCGATCGCTGCCGTCCAGGGGACCTGCCAGGGGACCTGA
- the tsaE gene encoding tRNA (adenosine(37)-N6)-threonylcarbamoyltransferase complex ATPase subunit type 1 TsaE, with protein MTEPLRIPLPDLDATQRLGEAIGRTARAGDIILLSGDLGAGKTSLTQGIARGLGIYDRVTSPTFNLLHEYHEGRVPLYHFDLYRLDAHGVMAQGFDDYWERGDGLCALEWAERLEGAPLPDHLDLLLEHAGEGRLATLTASGGAAAAWLERIRVHAPA; from the coding sequence ATGACTGAACCCCTGCGGATCCCCCTGCCCGACCTCGATGCCACCCAGCGCTTGGGCGAGGCCATCGGGCGCACCGCCCGGGCGGGTGATATAATCCTGCTCTCGGGCGACCTCGGCGCGGGCAAGACCAGCCTGACCCAGGGGATCGCGCGGGGCCTTGGGATCTATGATCGGGTGACGAGCCCGACCTTCAACCTCCTCCACGAGTACCACGAGGGGCGCGTGCCGCTTTACCACTTCGACCTGTATCGCCTGGACGCCCACGGCGTCATGGCCCAGGGCTTCGACGACTACTGGGAGCGCGGCGACGGCCTGTGCGCCCTCGAGTGGGCCGAGCGCCTGGAGGGCGCCCCCTTGCCCGATCACCTGGACCTCTTGCTGGAGCACGCCGGCGAGGGGCGCCTCGCCACCCTCACGGCCAGCGGCGGTGCCGCCGCGGCCTGGCTCGAACGGATCCGCGTCCATGCCCCGGCCTAG
- a CDS encoding type II toxin-antitoxin system HigB family toxin: MRVIARKTLSSYLESRAGHKDYPALKSALTAWFQEASKAEWKDSAALKAQYASASIVSNDRVVFNIKGNSYRLIVAIDYTRQVIFIKWVGSHREYDKIDAEEVQYGD, from the coding sequence ATGAGAGTGATCGCCCGAAAGACGTTGAGCAGCTACCTCGAAAGCCGCGCGGGCCACAAGGACTATCCTGCACTCAAGTCTGCCTTGACGGCTTGGTTCCAGGAGGCATCGAAGGCCGAGTGGAAGGACTCGGCAGCGCTAAAAGCCCAGTATGCTTCGGCCAGCATCGTCAGCAATGATCGCGTGGTGTTCAACATCAAGGGCAACTCCTATCGCCTGATAGTGGCGATCGATTACACGCGTCAGGTCATCTTCATCAAGTGGGTTGGCTCCCACAGAGAGTATGACAAGATCGATGCCGAGGAGGTGCAGTATGGAGATTAA
- the tsaB gene encoding tRNA (adenosine(37)-N6)-threonylcarbamoyltransferase complex dimerization subunit type 1 TsaB: MPRPSPLPDAPWVLGLNTASETLGVALASGLDLRAELFVAPSPGARGHHAERLMVAVDSLCRLAGITPSALSALSVAVGPGGFTGVRTALSAAKTISQALDKPLIGVSTLEALAQQASAMGLVAPLVDARRGDAFGALYRKGESTLECLIPPELASVAEWMDRLSIHAANEALVFVGDGAASHPEAVAGRWPGGAYVPSEHLLRAGAVAQLGARALAAGRYEDAVALMPEYLRAPSAVPNWQPLYAPPREEGR; encoded by the coding sequence ATGCCCCGGCCTAGCCCCCTTCCCGACGCCCCCTGGGTGCTCGGCCTCAACACCGCCTCCGAGACCCTGGGCGTCGCCCTGGCCTCGGGCCTCGACCTGCGCGCGGAGCTCTTCGTCGCGCCCTCGCCCGGCGCGCGGGGCCACCACGCCGAGCGCCTCATGGTCGCCGTCGACTCCCTTTGCCGCCTGGCGGGGATCACCCCCTCGGCCCTTTCGGCCCTCTCGGTGGCCGTCGGGCCCGGCGGCTTCACCGGGGTGCGCACGGCCCTCTCGGCCGCCAAGACCATCTCCCAGGCCCTCGACAAGCCCCTGATCGGCGTCTCGACCCTCGAGGCCCTCGCCCAGCAGGCGAGCGCCATGGGCCTGGTGGCGCCTCTGGTCGATGCCCGGCGCGGCGACGCCTTCGGGGCCCTCTACCGCAAGGGCGAATCGACCCTCGAGTGCCTCATCCCCCCCGAGCTGGCCTCGGTGGCGGAATGGATGGATCGCCTCTCGATCCACGCCGCGAACGAAGCCCTGGTGTTCGTGGGCGACGGGGCGGCCTCCCACCCCGAGGCGGTCGCCGGCCGCTGGCCGGGCGGCGCCTACGTGCCGAGCGAGCACCTCCTGCGGGCAGGAGCGGTCGCCCAGCTCGGCGCGAGGGCGCTCGCGGCGGGCCGCTACGAGGACGCCGTGGCCCTGATGCCCGAGTACCTCCGCGCCCCGAGCGCGGTCCCCAACTGGCAGCCCCTGTACGCCCCCCCGCGAGAGGAAGGCCGATGA
- a CDS encoding zinc dependent phospholipase C family protein: MNTHSHAFFTFAALHQLEGAPLAVAGSVLPDALYYLAVPFLAARRGISYRSAQTEVYRIPALRRAVDALHAVPVLAVVSLLAWLFCPPLLMLCLGWASHLAIDFVTHGEGSHPHFWPLVPWRFKSPVSFYEEDRFGRQFMIAEHALMVGIVLYWLRTGFIGARSLEVLAGSAGLMLLSAFSLATMVAYVVHLRQRRAGVARRGGGWASALGIE; encoded by the coding sequence ATGAACACCCATTCCCACGCCTTCTTCACCTTCGCCGCGCTCCACCAGCTCGAGGGAGCCCCGCTCGCGGTCGCAGGCTCGGTCCTGCCCGACGCGCTCTACTACCTGGCGGTGCCCTTCCTCGCCGCCCGGCGCGGGATCTCGTATCGTTCGGCGCAGACCGAGGTCTACCGCATCCCCGCCCTGCGTCGCGCGGTCGACGCGCTGCACGCCGTGCCGGTGCTCGCCGTCGTGAGCCTCCTGGCATGGCTCTTCTGCCCGCCACTCTTGATGCTGTGCCTGGGCTGGGCGAGTCACCTGGCGATCGACTTCGTGACCCACGGCGAGGGGAGCCACCCGCACTTCTGGCCCCTGGTGCCGTGGAGGTTCAAGAGCCCCGTCTCCTTCTACGAGGAGGATCGCTTCGGGCGCCAGTTCATGATCGCCGAGCACGCCTTGATGGTCGGGATCGTGCTGTACTGGCTCAGGACGGGCTTCATCGGAGCCCGCTCGCTCGAGGTCCTGGCGGGGAGCGCGGGGCTCATGCTGCTCTCGGCCTTCAGCCTCGCGACGATGGTGGCCTACGTCGTCCACCTGCGCCAGCGCCGCGCGGGGGTGGCGCGCAGGGGGGGCGGCTGGGCCTCGGCCCTCGGCATCGAGTAG
- the lpxC gene encoding UDP-3-O-acyl-N-acetylglucosamine deacetylase — protein MDRTLQWTLERPVTFEGVGLHSGARVTMTLLPADPHSGIRFLRTDLPGTAAIPALADHVVETTLSTTLGLDGVRVGTVEHLMAALYVMGVCNVEVLVDSPELPIMDGSSLAYIEAIQRCGRVEQQASRRTLMIQDKLEVQRGDRSVIYQPAESDEAELTCIVDYGHPHAGAQLYEGVLSEERFGAELAPARTFCFLAEVEAMRRAGLAKGGTPDNAVVIADDGPMTALRYADECVRHKTLDLIGDLALCGFEWRGAITAAKAGHPLHVALALQLQRLASRERAKEEPVYAHHAR, from the coding sequence TTGGACCGCACCCTACAGTGGACGCTCGAGCGTCCGGTCACCTTCGAGGGCGTTGGCCTGCACTCCGGCGCCCGCGTCACCATGACGCTCCTGCCCGCCGATCCCCACAGCGGGATCCGCTTCCTGCGCACCGACCTGCCCGGCACCGCCGCGATTCCGGCCCTGGCCGACCACGTGGTCGAGACCACCCTCTCGACCACCCTCGGCCTGGACGGGGTCCGCGTCGGCACCGTCGAGCACCTCATGGCCGCCCTCTACGTGATGGGGGTCTGCAACGTCGAGGTGCTGGTCGATTCGCCCGAGCTGCCCATCATGGACGGCAGTTCGCTCGCTTACATCGAGGCCATCCAGCGCTGTGGCCGCGTCGAGCAGCAGGCTTCGCGCCGCACCCTGATGATCCAGGACAAGCTCGAGGTGCAGCGCGGCGACCGCTCCGTCATCTACCAGCCCGCCGAAAGCGACGAGGCCGAGCTGACATGCATCGTGGACTACGGCCACCCTCACGCCGGAGCGCAGCTCTACGAGGGCGTCCTGAGCGAGGAGCGCTTCGGGGCCGAGCTGGCCCCGGCCCGCACCTTCTGCTTCCTGGCCGAGGTCGAGGCCATGCGCAGGGCCGGCCTCGCGAAAGGCGGCACCCCTGACAACGCGGTGGTGATCGCCGACGACGGCCCCATGACGGCTCTTCGCTACGCCGACGAGTGCGTCCGCCACAAGACCCTGGACCTGATCGGGGATCTGGCCCTGTGCGGCTTCGAGTGGCGCGGCGCGATCACGGCCGCCAAGGCCGGCCATCCCCTGCACGTCGCCCTTGCCCTTCAGCTTCAGCGCCTCGCCAGCCGCGAGCGCGCCAAGGAGGAACCCGTCTATGCCCACCATGCTCGCTGA